One Gossypium raimondii isolate GPD5lz chromosome 3, ASM2569854v1, whole genome shotgun sequence genomic window carries:
- the LOC105794891 gene encoding xanthohumol 4-O-methyltransferase, giving the protein MSSQESGREKETIELDEARLQGQAEIWRYMFSFADSMALKSAVELRIADIIHSHGVAITLSQIASCINGSLTSPDITTLARIMRLLVRRKIFTVHHPSDGGDPLYDLTHSSRWLLHDSEQTLAPMVLMENHPWLIAPWHCFSQCVKECGIAFKKAHGREIWDLASGNPEFNKLFNDGLACTSKVVTSAILSGYKQGLSSIESLVDVGGGIGGLISEIVKAYPHIKGVNFDLPHVVLAAPAYNGIFHVGGDMFHAIPNANAVIMKWVLHDWGDEDCIKILRNCRKAIPRGNGKVIIVEVVVKAEGSGVFDDLGFIFDLLMIAHSSGGKERTEVEWKKILEEGGFSRYKIIDIPALPSIIEAYPDDQ; this is encoded by the exons ATGAGTTCTCAAGAAAGTGGGAGAGAAAAGGAAACAATAGAGTTAGATGAAGCACGGCTACAAGGGCAAGCGGAGATATGGCGATACATGTTCAGCTTTGCAGATTCTATGGCGCTTAAGTCTGCCGTGGAGCTCCGCATAGCTGACATAATACACTCTCATGGTGTCGCCATCACTCTATCACAAATAGCTTCATGCATTAATGGCAGCCTTACTTCGCCGGACATCACCACCCTTGCTCGCATAATGAGATTACTCGTCCGTAGAAAGATTTTCACTGTCCACCACCCTTCAGACGGTGGAGATCCCTTGTACGATCTGACTCACTCATCGAGATGGCTACTACATGACTCGGAGCAAACATTGGCGCCCATGGTATTGATGGAGAACCATCCATGGCTAATTGCTCCTTGGCACTGCTTTAGCCAATGCGTTAAAGAATGTGGCATTGCCTTCAAGAAAGCTCATGGGCGTGAGATATGGGATTTGGCATCAGGAAATCCTGAATTCAACAAGCTTTTTAATGATGGCTTGGCTTGTACATCCAAGGTCGTCACCAGTGCGATCCTATCGGGTTACAAACAAGGGTTAAGCTCCATTGAATCATTGGTTGATGTCGGAGGTGGGATTGGAGGTTTAATATCAGAGATCGTCAAAGCATATCCACACATCAAAGGTGTTAACTTCGATTTACCGCATGTTGTCTTGGCGGCACCAGCATACAATGGGATCTTCCATGTTGGCGGTGACATGTTCCATGCCATTCCAAATGCTAATGCGGTGATTATGAAG TGGGTATTGCATGACTGGGGTGATGAAGattgcataaaaatattaaggaaTTGCAGGAAAGCAATTCCAAGAGGAAATGGGAAAGTGATAATTGTTGAAGTTGTTGTGAAAGCAGAGGGGAGTGGAGTGTTCGATGACCTGGGATTCATATTCGACCTCCTAATGATTGCACACTCCAGCGGTGGAAAGGAGAGAACCGAGGTGGAATGGAAGAAAATCTTGGAAGAAGGAGGCTTCTCTCGCTACAAAATCATTGACATTCCTGCATTGCCTTCCATCATCGAGGCATATCCGGATGATCAGTAG